One window from the genome of Artemia franciscana chromosome 12, ASM3288406v1, whole genome shotgun sequence encodes:
- the LOC136034201 gene encoding multifunctional protein CAD-like, whose product MENVDPLGIHTGESIVVAPSQTLSNREYNMLRTTAIKVIRHIGVVGECNIQYALSPESEEFYIIEVNARLSRSSALASKATGYPLAYIAAKLSLGLPLPLLKNSVTSVTTPASNRAWITVS is encoded by the exons ATGGAGAATGTTGATCCTCTGGGTATTCATACCGGCGAATCAATTGTTGTTGCACCGTCTCAAACCTTATCCAACAGGGAGTACAATATGCTGAGAACAACTGCTATTAAAGTCATACGCCATATAGGTGTCGTTGGAGAATGTAATATTCAATATGCTTTAAGCCCAGAATCCGAAGAATTCTACATTATTGAG gtcAATGCTCGTCTATCAAGATCGTCTGCCCTCGCCAGCAAAGCCACTGGCTATCCTTTAGCCTACATAGCTGCCAAACTGTCCCTTGGTCTTCCTTTGCCTCTGTTGAAGAACTCAGTAACCTCTGTCACGACGCCTGCTTCGAACCGAGCCTGGATTACTGTGTCGTGA